A stretch of Onychomys torridus chromosome 2, mOncTor1.1, whole genome shotgun sequence DNA encodes these proteins:
- the Artn gene encoding artemin isoform X1: MEPGLGDPTALPHCLRPRWQPALWPTLAALALLSSVTEASLDPMSRNPSTRDGPSPVLAPPTGHLPGGRTTHLCSERALPPPPQSPQPAPPPPGPVLQSPPAALRGARAARAGTRSSRARASDAHGCRLRSQLVRVSALGLGHSSDELVRFRFCSGSCRRARSPHDLSLASLLGAGALRSPPGSRPISQPCCRPTRYEAVSFMDVNSTWRTVDHLSATACGCLG; the protein is encoded by the exons ATGGAACCGGGACTTGGAGACCCTACTGCATTGCCCCACTGCCTCCGGCCTAGGTGGCAG CCAGCCTTGTGGCCAACCCTAGCTGCTCTTGCCCTGTTGAGCAGCGTCACAGAAGCCTCCCTGGACCCCATGTCCCGCAACCCCTCCACTCGTGATGGTCCCTCGCCGGTCCTGGCGCCCCCCACCGGCCACCTGCCTG GGGGACGCACTACGCATTTGTGCAGCGAAAGAGCCCTGCCACCACCGCCACAGTCTCCCCAGCCCGCACCCCCGCCGCCAGGTCCGGTGCTCCAGTCTCCTCCCGCTGCGCTCCGCGGGGCACGCGCCGCGCGTGCGGGGACCCGAAGCAGCCGCGCGCGGGCCTCGGATGCGCACGGCTGTCGATTGCGCTCGCAGCTGGTGCGGGTGAGCGCGCTCGGCCTGGGCCACAGCTCCGACGAGCTGGTTCGTTTCCGCTTCTGCAGCGGCTCGTGCCGCCGAGCACGCTCCCCGCACGACCTCAGCCTCGCCAGCCTACTGGGAGCCGGGGCCCTGCGGTCGCCCCCCGGATCCCGGCCGATCAGCCAACCCTGCTGCCGTCCCACTCGCTATGAGGCCGTCTCCTTCATGGACGTGAACAGCACCTGGAGAACCGTGGATCACCTCTCCGCCACTGCCTGCGGCTGTCTGGGCTGA
- the Artn gene encoding artemin isoform X2, which yields MEPGLGDPTALPHCLRPRWQPALWPTLAALALLSSVTEASLDPMSRNPSTRDGPSPVLAPPTGHLPGRGTHYAFVQRKSPATTATVSPARTPAARSGAPVSSRCAPRGTRRACGDPKQPRAGLGCARLSIALAAGAGERARPGPQLRRAGSFPLLQRLVPPSTLPARPQPRQPTGSRGPAVAPRIPADQPTLLPSHSL from the exons ATGGAACCGGGACTTGGAGACCCTACTGCATTGCCCCACTGCCTCCGGCCTAGGTGGCAG CCAGCCTTGTGGCCAACCCTAGCTGCTCTTGCCCTGTTGAGCAGCGTCACAGAAGCCTCCCTGGACCCCATGTCCCGCAACCCCTCCACTCGTGATGGTCCCTCGCCGGTCCTGGCGCCCCCCACCGGCCACCTGCCTGGTAG GGGGACGCACTACGCATTTGTGCAGCGAAAGAGCCCTGCCACCACCGCCACAGTCTCCCCAGCCCGCACCCCCGCCGCCAGGTCCGGTGCTCCAGTCTCCTCCCGCTGCGCTCCGCGGGGCACGCGCCGCGCGTGCGGGGACCCGAAGCAGCCGCGCGCGGGCCTCGGATGCGCACGGCTGTCGATTGCGCTCGCAGCTGGTGCGGGTGAGCGCGCTCGGCCTGGGCCACAGCTCCGACGAGCTGGTTCGTTTCCGCTTCTGCAGCGGCTCGTGCCGCCGAGCACGCTCCCCGCACGACCTCAGCCTCGCCAGCCTACTGGGAGCCGGGGCCCTGCGGTCGCCCCCCGGATCCCGGCCGATCAGCCAACCCTGCTGCCGTCCCACTCGCTATGA